The sequence below is a genomic window from Paenibacillus sp. DCT19.
TCACGCCTGCCTCTTTGGAAGTTCCCTCACTCATCGCACCAGTTTCATTCAGATACGTCATACGACGCAATTGCATAATCAATTTGCCTGTTACTTTAGGGTGGATAAATGCATGTCCCTCATGAACAGAACGAATCGCATTAATTAGAGACTCTGCCTCCATATCCTTCAGCAAGTATCCGTTAGCCCCTTTACGAAGCGTTTCAAATACATAGCTCTCATCATCATGGATCGACAAAATAATAACTTTGACATCCGGGAACAGCTCACGCAATTTCTCTGTTGCTTCAACCCCGTTCTCGATTGGCATGTTGATGTCCATCAAGACGATGTCTGGTTTCTCCTGATTGCAGAATTCGAGCACTTGAATTCCATCGCCACATTCACCGATGACCTCAATGTCGTCCTCCATATTCAAAATGCGTTTAAGCCCTTCACGGAACAGCTGATGATCATCAGCCAAAAGAACTTTAATTGATGTTTTACCAGTATCACGGTTTTCCATCCTGCTACTCCTTTCCCTTATCCACGTTTGTCGGGATATGAATCACGATTTTGGTTCCTTGATTTTCGCCCGATTCGATCTCTATTCTTCCTTCTAACAGTTCAACCCGCTCTCTCATCCCAATCAGACCGAAGTGGGTATGATCCTTGCTTTTCTGTGCAAGAAGCTCCGGTTTGAACCCAAGCCCATTGTCTTGAACGACAATTTTGACGAGCTGAGCCTGGTATGTAATTTCCACTACAACATAAGTGGGATAAGCATGCTTGGCCGCATTGGACAGCCCCTCCTGCACGAGACGATAGATCGCCGCCTCCATAGCAGAAGATAAACGATGTTCCTTGCCTCTGGTTTCAAAAAGCGCGCGGATTTTTGTTTTTACTTCAAAATCCTGCACGTACTTGCGAAGCGTTGGAATTAATCCCAGGTCATCCAGTGCCATTGGACGCAGATTGAAGATTACTTTTCTCATTTCTTCAAGACTGGAACGAACCTGGCCCTTCAAATCTACTATTTCGGCCTGAACCATCTTAAAATCCTGCTTAATGAGCATTCTTTCTACAATTTCCGTCCTAAGCACTAGATTGGCAAGCATCTGCGCAGGCCCGTCATGAATCTCACGTGCAATACGTTTCCGCTCTTCTTCCTGGGCCAAAATTATTTTCAAACCTATCATTTGTCGATTCTTGGCAGATTCGATAATCCGGGTCACTTGACCTAGTTCACCTGACAGATACTCCAAGACAACACCCATTTGGGAACCGATGGTCTCGGCACGCTCTACCGAAGCCTCCACATTTTTGGCGCGCTTCTGCAGATCATCCCGGCGGGCTTTGAGATACATTTCCTTCTCACGATAAATCATCAGATCCAGCTGCAACTGTGTCGCTTTCTCATACGCCTGCTTGATATCATGCTCGGAATAGCGGACGAAGTCACGACTCACCTCGGTAAGCCGAATCCGGGAGCGGCGGTAATTCAGCTCCAATTGATCTACTTTCTCGATCGTTTCCGCCGCTTCCTTCAGAACAGACTTCAGCTCTTCATTGAGGGTCTTGAGCTCCTCACGCGTCGAGTCCATGATTTCGAACATTTGATATTTGCTGTTTTCCATGACTTGTATGGCGTTTTTTATGACGCGGTCTATGGCATCGGCTTGTAAATCCACGTTTGTTCGACTCCATTTCTATCGTTTCCGGTATATATCATACCATATCACGATGAGATGGTAACGGTCTTCGTTTTCTGTTCCCATTTTACAGTCAATCCAAGTTGCTCGGAAACGAGACGAAGAGGGACTAAAGTCCTACCCCTGATACATACGGAGCTACAGTTGCACTCTGTCTTTTACCATTAATAATGAATTCTTTCTGACCAACCACAAGATCAATCAACTTTCCACCACGCAAAACGGTAATACGTTGATTTTTGCTATCCCAGCTCGCCTGTCCGCCAAATGCATCCAATACATGCTTAATTGGTACATACGTTGTTCCATTTTTCAATACAGGTGCTGCATCAATCGCTTTTTTCGTTCCGTTAACGGTCATCGACTTCTGTCCAAGCACTAAGGAAGCTGTGCCCGTCGGCAGTCCAACCTCGCTTGATTTAGATGGCATCGTGAAGGCAATATTGTCAAAAGCAACCTTACCTGTCATCGCACGTTCGTCCTGACCCTCTTCCACATTAACCACGTACACTCGCTTCAGCTTCGCTGGGTAAGCAATATTCAGACCGTTCAGATCGACATTCACTTTCTTCCAACCTGTCCAATCAATTGCCTTCGCAAGATCAGCATAGACGGTTTTACCATTCGCATCAGTGAACTCTGCACGGAGCCAGTTCAAGCTCTTATCGCCCATCACATCTAGCGACATGGAGGTTGCCGCCGCAGATACTTCTCTACCAACTGTACCGTTGAGTTGTGCATAAGCATACATTTTACCTGTTCCTGCAGTCATATCATAGCCCAGTTCAAGCACCTTGGAACCTGACTTCTCACCTGTTCCATTAACAACCGTCGCTGAACCCGTCACACCTGCTGCATTCGTAGTGAAGTTAATTGGGTAATTCACGTTCTCAAAATTCTCCCACATCGTCTCACTTGCAGCAGCAGAGAGAACGACAACGGTACTATAGCCATCATAACGACCGATCGCATAACCAACCTGCGCCCCCGAATTGACTGAAGATACGGTTAACTGATCTCCTGCAACCTTACCTTTGAATCCGATAAATTCCCAAGTGAGTGAATCTGCCGGAACCGTTACGCTCTGTCCATCTTTCGTCTGTGCGGTAACCGGGATAGAGATCGTTGAGCCAGCTTTCAGTGAACCAAGCCCTGATCCAGCCTTCAAGGAAGCAAGTTCGCTTCCACCGAGTACCGTAACTTTAATGGAAGAAGAAGCGCCATTGCTTGATGCAGTCAGTGTAGCTGTTCCTGGCTTCACGCCTTTGATCACACCATTACTCACACTAACAATGCCATTGTTGCTCGACTTCCATGAGAAGTTAAGATCCCCTGTTGCAATCGGATTGTAGTACGTGTCATAGCCTTTGGACGTATACGTTCCTTGCTGACCAACTAACAATGTTTTGCTGCCGCTAATCGCGAAGCCTTTCAGTTTACCTTCTGGAGCCGTGGAGAATACCCCCAGTGTATTAACAACCTGACGTTGCTCCGTACCATACTCTGTGTTGAAGGTAAGACCTGCAGACTGCTCTCCTAATGGACGGGTTACCATTGTAGTCGATCCACCACCGTCCAGATTCATACCTTTCCATACGCCGACACTGGTCATGAAGGATTGCAGTTCGTTTAGCGACATGCCGCTACTGTTACTGTTTTTCTCTGCAGCAATAATGTACACGTAACGACCATCCTGCGAGTATCCCACCGCTGTTCTTGCACGAATACCACCGATACCGGATGAGGCAATGTCACGGGAAAATGCCGCCGCTTTGCCCCCATTCACCAGAATGGTGTGTCCACCAATCATCATGTCCAGATTACTCGGATCAACCGTTTGCCCTGTCGTTTTGGCCTTTAACTTGTAATCCGCAGTGAGTGGCTGACCAACAGACAGATGACTCATGATCCACGTTGCCGCCGTTCCATGAGCACGCAAAATATACCCATCTGCTGGCACCTTCATGTTCAGTGCTTTTTTATCCGATATTTGGGTGATTACGCCGTTCTGTACGAGTACTTCAGTTGGTGTGGTGGAAGGGTCATTCGGACGTTTATCCGAAACCCAGGCTGGTGTATAAATATACATCGAGTTCGCATGGCTGTACTTCACCGCGCCGGATTCTACCGTATAGTCCTCTTTATTTATCCCACGCAGAGCGAAGGTTGAACCATCACTTGCTTTTACTGTGCCATCAAAAGAATATTCATCAATCATCGGCTTGCCGTCTTTGGTTACCGTGAGAGCATACATGCCTGACAGTTCAGAAGGTGTAGAGATCAGAACGCCATCCGATACTTGTCCACCAATGGGTGCCAGCTCGCCTGATACGTTGAAATAATCGCCATTTACCGCGGCAACTGCTTCATTTTCCTTCGCCATACCACCCGTGCTCTGTTTCGTGTTCAGCGTACCGCCTTTACCTGTCATCACATCTAGCTTCACATACGGATTCTGTAGATCCACTTGGATAACGTCGGCCAGGACATTCACCTTAGAGCCCGAGCGTGTCGTTGTATATCTGTATTTCATTAGCTTCGCACCGGAAGTGAGAATCTCTTCTCCCAGCTTCGTTGTATTTGTAGATGCCGCTGCAGCCACAGATTGCCATGAGGTTCCAGACAAGACCTGTTGTCCTACATCCATAACCGGTGCAATCCAGATTACGCCTGCCAGCGTCACGATCATCCATTTCTTCGCCTTACTACCCTTAACGTCTACCAGCTGTTTCTCGCGTTTCCCCAGCATGTTCGAAACGTCTCTCCCATCTTGTATATCAATCTTAGAGATTACACCTCTCTACCAAATTGCAGATAAAGGCTAGATCTCTAGCATACTCTTCTATTAATAGACTTCTATTTCAGGAAAAAGTTACGCCCATCACCAAGATTGAGGGTTATATTGGAATTCAAAAAAGCTGCCGCCTGTGAATTACAGACAACAGCTTCAATGAATTGCTTAGGATTCTTTTAGAATGTATTTTATACATCTCAACACACGTTAAAACAAATACTAGTCTGTTTCCAAAAATGAATTTTGAATAGGTTCTGTATAATCCCAACTAATCAATTTAATTTTGTACTTGTCCAATAGTTCTTCTGCATAGACAACCCCATACCTTGTTATTTCCCCATCTCGTTCAATAAATTCTGCATCAGGGAAAGAGTGTTTGTATTCAACGTAATCTTCCAAATCATCCATATAATACTTGGTACTTCCAGGAGGGTAATATATTTCGAATGAATTATTCACCTTTAACAAAGTAATATTCTCCTTACCACTTTTCAATCTTTGCTTCCACTTTCTGAATTTGCCATTCCCCTCATCCATTCCAATACCATCATACTCGACGATTAATGTGTCTTGGATTACCTTTCGCTGACCATTAATATCATACTCTAGACGAAATGGGAACTCACCATATTCAACTTTTGGTAATGCCGGGTTCGGCATAGTCTTCATTCCTATAAAAATTAGCAACCATGGCAGAGAAATAAACAGAAAAATCAGTACCAGAACTCCCAGTAGTACTAGGATCCCCGTTTTCACTTATATCCCGCCTCTCTCAAAGCACTCTTAACAGCATCCATTGAGTGGTTTTTATATGAATTTTGGATATTTCTTTTCACGTTCCACTTTGAGTTAACTGGATACTGTGTTGGTAGATAAATTAGCCTATCAATTGGTTTTGAAAATGTTTTTAGTCCCTGATTTAATATTTCGCCTTTTACAATATATACTGTCATTCTACCACTATACTTTGAAGAATTTAAACCATATGATTTCAAACTAGTAGTTGCAGGATTAAAAATTATAGCGTTTTTATTGGTAGCAACTGCGTTAGCAGCCGCTTCTGCTCCTCCTTTTGAATGTCCTACCATAGTTATTTCATTGCTTTGATGCGTCTTTACAAAGTATTTAGCTTCTTTAATTGAATCTTTCATATCATCAGATATTCCAAACGGTTGCTCTACATTATTGAGCCAATCTCCTCCAGTTGAGGAGCCTTTATTAACCAAGGCGTATTCTTTAGTCTTATTTGTTTTCATTCTAGAATAAACACCCAGCTTTAACCCCTCATTATTATAAATAATCCACTCAAGTCCCCATCCTCCAGGAAGTACATCCTTTCTGGAACCATCATATATATGTTGTGCCATATTTGCTGCTTCCATCACTGTTGGAATATGCCCACTCGGATCAACATATTTCAACGGATTGTTATGCACATACGAATACAAGTTCAAACTCAGTGGATCATTCAATTCCCCTTCGTACGTATCCTCACCGATAAATCGTGCCATGCTAGGGTCATACCACCGAGCTCTCAAGTATTGAAGCCCTACCGTCTCATCCCAATACTCTCCTGCATAGCGAAGTACATTTGGCACATTTTCTTCCGTTGTTAACGGTCCACCCCAGATATCATACGTATATTTATTTAATTCTTGACCTGTATCGTCCACAAGCCCGATGACATCTCCGTGTCCGTTCAACTGGTAGTATTCTAATTTACCTGTCTTCTTGTCCTGCCGAGCCCATAGCTGTCCATACAAGTCATAGATATAAGCGTAAGTAAGCTCCACCTTGCCGGATGTTACAACTGCTTCTGCCATCAGTTTGGCTTGCTCATCATAATAATACCGAACCGTCTGCTCACCTTCGGTACGTTCATACAATAACCCATCTCCGTTGTAGCTATAGGTCACCGTTTTGCCTTCACCTGTTGCTTTAATCAGGCGGTTCTGGCTGTCATACGTGTACTGCGCATCTTTCAGCCCATAGACCTTATTATTTCCTGTACTGTACCGATTACCATTAGAGTCGTATGTGTATGTTTCCTGTTGTGTACCCGTTTCGGCCTGAATCCGGCTCAGTTCATCATACGTATATTGATCAGCCTCTCCGTTCTGTGTCCGAGAAGTGATATTTTTGTTTCCATCGTATTCATAAGTAAACTGATGTACCGTGGATGTCCCTTGAGAAATAGTAACTCCTGATAGATCATATCCGCTGAACTGGTAACTTGTACTAAGTCCTTTACCAAAAGATAATTTTTCCAACATGCTGTTTGGTGCATAACTGAACGTCATTCGATCCACAATTGTTGTTCCTGAGGTAATGTCCATGGAAGTTACCCGGTTCATAGCATCTACTTCACCGTGAACACGCAATGCTTGTCCTTGTGCATCTGTCATGGTATACCCTAGACGTTGCTGGGTATTACTTTCATATTTCAGCTGTGTTCCATCTGGAAACGTTAGTCCATCTAACATACCATCTGATACTTGATAACTGTACGTGGTTTTCCCATGATCGTCAGTCATTGATATTCTGCGTCCAACATTATCGTACGTGTAAGATACGCTCGTATCCGGCGCCTTCATGCTAGTGAGCATGTTGTCACTGTTGTAGGTATATTCTATTACTTGACCAAGTCGATCTTGCTTCTTGACTAGATTACTTCGTTTATCATAATAGTAGCTGGTTGCAGAACCATCCAGAATAGCAGGTGTTTGTTTAATCAATCTTCCCAACTCATCATACTGCTTGGTTACCGTTTGTCCGTTCGACGATACTACCTGCGTTACTTGACCTTGATTGCTGTAGAAATAGCGACTTGTTTCTTCTTTTGGTGTTGTCGCAGTTGTTATTTGTCCAATCGCATCGTGCGTATAAGTCGTTCGCTCTCCGTTGCCATCAATGGATGCTATTACGTTTCCGTCCAGATCGTACTCGTTTTGTTGTAATGGAACGTATGAACCATTTCGATATTCTTCCATCACTGTCAAGCGGCCTAATAGATCCTTCTTCTCTCGGGTTTTGTTACCAGCCGCGTCCTCATAGGTTACCATCCGATCGACAAAATTATAGGTTGTGGTTGAGGTGGACTTATCTGGGTACTGTGTCTTGGTCGTTTGTCCAAATGCATCAACTACAAATCTTGTAACATTCCCTTCTGCATCTTCAACAGCTGTAACATTACCTTCACGATCATAGGCATACTTGTAAGTAGCTTCTGCTGTTTGCTCTTCAACCAATAAATCCAATGGATTGTACTGCTCTTTGGTAATTATACCGTCTGGTGCAGTATTGATAATGATATTTTTGGTATCATCATAGGATGTCATTGATTTGGTACCGTCAGCATGTATGGACTGAAGGATCCGTCCTGCTTGATCATACTGATATACTTCTTCTTCACCTGAAGGATCTGTTGTTTTGGTCAATTCCCCAGCGCTGTTATACTCATAGGAGTTTACGTAT
It includes:
- a CDS encoding RHS repeat-associated core domain-containing protein codes for the protein MGYYRLNANLELEGYVWNDLTIKRDTTVTVNGISSSYRLSIRNGYDYLLNEAGELLQITDGYRNNVNFHYTTLNGNQVISKIVNSEGQALTFAYDNLKVTVQLAGTDRKVTYTQREDDGIRILREFTDALDRTTTYTYYYPESKFNFLPELQSNQNAQGVMHTALLSRITSPSSAITDYAYIPALKQIGEASSHFVFKVRERKSHFSTTDGEGFLGKVNFEYSEEDLDSYGQSASWTTKVKAENTVDTWMFSKTFNAAAHPDLVYADKHMLTGDDTTSSTEFQYDSQTKRNLPIQMTEWVSEGGRNGEKLSTTYTYDEDGMVTFEKLSTGQESTYAYETGRTPYHWIKPIRSTTKINSSLERYTETTYNSQGTVLKSTTKNGYSGQLLSESELKLDSKGRVVSTTDKGGYLAKDSVTTLSYDINAGHLVQSEAIVVSDIAGKAESYVNSYEYNSAGELTKTTDPSGEEEVYQYDQAGRILQSIHADGTKSMTSYDDTKNIIINTAPDGIITKEQYNPLDLLVEEQTAEATYKYAYDREGNVTAVEDAEGNVTRFVVDAFGQTTKTQYPDKSTSTTTYNFVDRMVTYEDAAGNKTREKKDLLGRLTVMEEYRNGSYVPLQQNEYDLDGNVIASIDGNGERTTYTHDAIGQITTATTPKEETSRYFYSNQGQVTQVVSSNGQTVTKQYDELGRLIKQTPAILDGSATSYYYDKRSNLVKKQDRLGQVIEYTYNSDNMLTSMKAPDTSVSYTYDNVGRRISMTDDHGKTTYSYQVSDGMLDGLTFPDGTQLKYESNTQQRLGYTMTDAQGQALRVHGEVDAMNRVTSMDITSGTTIVDRMTFSYAPNSMLEKLSFGKGLSTSYQFSGYDLSGVTISQGTSTVHQFTYEYDGNKNITSRTQNGEADQYTYDELSRIQAETGTQQETYTYDSNGNRYSTGNNKVYGLKDAQYTYDSQNRLIKATGEGKTVTYSYNGDGLLYERTEGEQTVRYYYDEQAKLMAEAVVTSGKVELTYAYIYDLYGQLWARQDKKTGKLEYYQLNGHGDVIGLVDDTGQELNKYTYDIWGGPLTTEENVPNVLRYAGEYWDETVGLQYLRARWYDPSMARFIGEDTYEGELNDPLSLNLYSYVHNNPLKYVDPSGHIPTVMEAANMAQHIYDGSRKDVLPGGWGLEWIIYNNEGLKLGVYSRMKTNKTKEYALVNKGSSTGGDWLNNVEQPFGISDDMKDSIKEAKYFVKTHQSNEITMVGHSKGGAEAAANAVATNKNAIIFNPATTSLKSYGLNSSKYSGRMTVYIVKGEILNQGLKTFSKPIDRLIYLPTQYPVNSKWNVKRNIQNSYKNHSMDAVKSALREAGYK
- a CDS encoding response regulator transcription factor — protein: MENRDTGKTSIKVLLADDHQLFREGLKRILNMEDDIEVIGECGDGIQVLEFCNQEKPDIVLMDINMPIENGVEATEKLRELFPDVKVIILSIHDDESYVFETLRKGANGYLLKDMEAESLINAIRSVHEGHAFIHPKVTGKLIMQLRRMTYLNETGAMSEGTSKEAGVKFVAGDNNPLTRREAEVLRLMAEGKSNKMIGEFLFISEKTVKNHVSSILQKMEVDDRTQAVINSIKYGWVTL
- a CDS encoding sensor histidine kinase; this encodes MDLQADAIDRVIKNAIQVMENSKYQMFEIMDSTREELKTLNEELKSVLKEAAETIEKVDQLELNYRRSRIRLTEVSRDFVRYSEHDIKQAYEKATQLQLDLMIYREKEMYLKARRDDLQKRAKNVEASVERAETIGSQMGVVLEYLSGELGQVTRIIESAKNRQMIGLKIILAQEEERKRIAREIHDGPAQMLANLVLRTEIVERMLIKQDFKMVQAEIVDLKGQVRSSLEEMRKVIFNLRPMALDDLGLIPTLRKYVQDFEVKTKIRALFETRGKEHRLSSAMEAAIYRLVQEGLSNAAKHAYPTYVVVEITYQAQLVKIVVQDNGLGFKPELLAQKSKDHTHFGLIGMRERVELLEGRIEIESGENQGTKIVIHIPTNVDKGKE